In the genome of Nonomuraea sp. NBC_00507, the window GCGGGCCTGACGGCGGTGGCGTGCGGACGACCGCCCCTGCGACGGGTGGGCACACGCGGCTCACTCGGCGGCGCGGGTGACGAGACGCCCCATCCGATAGACCGCCTGCGGACGCCGCAGCGCGGTGATGTCGGCCAGCGGGTCGCCCGCCACGGCCAGCAGGTCGGCGTCGAACCCGGGTGCGATCATGCCCTTGCGCTCGTCCACCCGGCAGGCGCGCGCCGCGACCGACGTGATCGACCGCAGCACGTCGATGGCGGCGTACCCCTGCTCGACCAGCATCTCCGCCCCGTACGGCACCAACCCGTGCGGTTTGGGCGGCCCGATCCCGGCGTCCGTCCCGATGACGAAGTCCACCCCGGCGGCGTAGAAGGCACGCAGCGCCTCCGCCATGCCCGCCATCCGCTGCTGGATGCGCGGTGGTGGCGGCGTAGGGCTCGGCACTATCCCAGCTGTGAGGGACACGACGATGTCCGCGGCGGCCAGCCGGGCGATCAGCCCGTAATCCACCTCGAAGGAGTCCTCGGTGAAGAACCCGCAGTGCTCGATCGAGTCGAACCCGGCCTCCAGCGCCTGCGCGACCCCCTCCGCGCAGTGCGCGTGCCCGGTGATCGGCAGGCCGTGCGCGTGCGCCTCGTCGGCCGCCGCCTTCAGCTCGGCGGGGCCGTACTGCAGCAGATGCGAGTGGGTGCCGGCGGTCATCTCGCCGCCCGTCACCATCATCTTGATGACGTGTACGCCGTGCGCCGCCCGCTCCCGCACGGCCTCGCGCACCCCTTGTTCGCCGGCCGCCTCGCCGCCCAGGAACCAGCAGTGCCCCTTGGGCGTGGTGATCGGCGGCCCGGCTGAAAGGATCTCCGGCCCGTCGAGACCCAGCCCGAGTCCCAACGCCAGATAGTCGCGGTCGCCCAGGTCACGCACCGTGGTCACCCCGGCCGCCAGGTGCTGCCGCGCCGCCGCCCGCATCCGGTCGGCGAGACCCGGCTGCTCCAGCGTCCCCAGGACATCGAGGCCGGCGTCGAAGGCCAGGTGGACGTGGCAGTCGATCAGCCCGGGCAGCAGCGTGGCGTCACCCAGGTCGATCGTGGCGGGCGCGTCGCCGGTGACGTCGGCGACGCGCCCGTTCTCTACGAGCACGACGCGGTCATGGTGCATATCCCGGCCGTCGAAGAGCCGGCGAGCGCGTAAGGCGAGCATGCCGACAACGTCGCACGGCCTCGCCGGAAATCCCTGAGTATGCCCTACTCAATTTCCTGGGCGGGGGACTGGGATACCTCAGGCCAGGCCGCCGGCAGGTGAGTCGGGTCGTCCGGCGGGAGGTGGGCCCGCAGGCGATCGTCGAAGCCGTCGCGCACGTCGCGATAGGAACGATAGGACGGTGGATACGGCCAGCCCCAGCGTCGCTCGGACTCCCGTGTCTGCCACCACCGCCGCGGCCGCCGCAGCTCCTCGACGACGGCCAGAACCGTGTCGCCCACCTCGGCGGGGTCGGGCAGCACGTCGCCGCAGATGTAGCGCTGCTGCCTGAGAAGGGTCGGGCAGTGCACGTCGCCCTGCGCGAACATCCCGAACCGCCAGCCGCTCTCCTCATCCCATGCCAGAGCGAGAACGGAGTCCTCGGCGAGGCCGGGCTCCTCGAGCACGATCGTGGCGGAGCGCGGGAGGAACTCCGTGATCCAGTGCGCGTTCGGCTGGATCTCCCGGCGAACCAGGGCCAGGTAGACGTCGTGCAGGTAGCCGACGTGCAGTTCCTGCCAATCCACGTGCCAAGTGCCGCGAGAGGTCACCACATCCGAGCCCATCGGCCGGCTATTGCCCCGAAGGAGGCCCGCTCCTGACGATGACCGGTCCGAGGGCTTCTCCGCCAAGCCCTGGGTGTGCGCTGCCTGCTCGACCATTCGACGCCTCCCCAATGACAATGGTGGAGTATCGTAAGGCTGCATGCAATCTTGCATGCAGCCTTACTTCTATGGCTCAATGGCAGGAGTGATCAAGGCAAGAGCGGGGCATCAGAGACATTTGGGATATATACCGTGAGCGATGCATCTTCTCCTCCTGTGCAACGTCGCATCCTGGCGCGAGAGCTTCGCTACCTGAGGGAGCGAGCATCCCTCACGGGTGACGACATCAAAGACCGTCTGGGCTGGTCACCGTCCAAAATCAGCCGGATCGAGAACGCCCGCATCAGTGTGTCGGAAGGCGACATCCAACTCCTGCTCGATCTCTACGATGCCACGCCCGGCCGGCGTGAGCGCCTCCTCTCGCTGGCCAGGCAGACCCAGACGCCGCACTCCTGGCGGGGCTACACCGCTTCGGTGCGGGAGTTCCTGACGTTCATGAGTGTGGAGGCGGTAGCGGAGTCCATCCGCGAGTGGGCGGTCAACGTCGTGCCCGGCATCGCACAGACGGAGGCGTATGCTCGGCATCTCATCACCAGTTGGCGCGAGGTCGATTCGACGTTGACGCGGCGCCAGGTCGAAGAGCGCCTCTCTATTCGGATGAACCGCCAAAAACGGTTCTTTCCCCCTGAATCATCTCAACTATGGATGATATTGGACGAATCTGTATTGTTGCGGACGGTCGGTGGTCCGGCTATCATGTCCGAACAAATGAGGAAGTTGGTGGACTTTTCTCATTTGCCTAATGTGACGATTCAGGTCGTACCCTTGGCGCACTCTCGCGGCATGGTCGAAGAGTCCTTCACCCTGCTGAATCTCGATAAGAGCGACGCGCTGGAACAGTGTCTGGTCTACGTCGACCGCAATGTCATCAGCCAATTCCTGCTGGACGAGCAGCAGTCGCTCTATTTTGAGAAAATGTTCGAGCTGCTCGCCGGTTATGCGCTCTCCCCCGCCGCATCACGTGACCTTATCGCCAACCTGGCTCATTCTTGATCCAGGTTCCGCTACGCTTTCCACACATGGAACATCGGTGGAAGCGCTCCAGCTTCTGTAGCCATAATGGCAACTGCCTCGAAGTCCGCCTGCTCGAGAGCGGCGACGTTGCCATCAGGGACTCCAAAGACGTCAGTCTTCAGCCGCTCGTGCTATCGGCCTCCGCCTACCGCCACCTGCTCGACAGGATCAAACGCGGCGACGTCTGACCGATCGACGCCGCCGTCACGGATTTGTCCCCAGCCGGGTGCGGATCGCGGTGGTGGCGGCGAAGCCGTGCCCGACTTGCTCCTGAACGAACCTGAGCGGTGTGCCGCCCTCGATCAGATGGGTCATGTACGCGCTACGCAAGCAGTGCGGCGTCATCCCCCGGTCGAATCCGAGATCGTCTCGATAGGCGGCGAAGCGGGTCTCGATCTCTCTGGCCCGCAACCGCCCGCCCCGCTCGGTCGGCCACAACGCCGGACGGTCCGCGAATCGGTAACGAGGGCGGATGTTGGTCACATAGTCGGCCACGGCCTCGACGGCCCACGGCATCACGCTCACCACCAGGCGATGCGACTGCGACGCTCCCCGGACTCGCCGGCCGGACCGTACGCGCAACATGCCGAAGCGCCCCAACTCGGGCGCGTCCGGATGGGGACAGAAGTCCTCGAGGTCCAGTGCGGAAGCCTCAGAGCAACGCAGTCCCCAGGCGTAGATCACCTTGAATACGGTGGCGTCCCGATACGCGGTGAGCGCCCCCTTCCGGCCCGCCCGCATGGCGAGCTCGAACTGGGCGTCGGCGTGGTCGAGCAAGGCCTGGACCTCCTCGCGGGTCATCGGCCGCCGCCCGGGGCTGCCTTCGTAGTCGACCAGGTGTGAGGCGGTGTTCCAGTCGTGGCAAACCTGTTCCGGGTAGGTGTCGAAGCGTGCCGCGCACTCCGCCGGCCACCCGTACTCGGGCGCGCCGACGTAGTCGCAGAAGAGCCGCAACGCCGCCTGGTAGCTGCGGATCGTCGACTCGGCCCGCCGCAGTGCGGTGGTCAGATGGGTCGTCCAGCGATCGACGTCAGCGGCGGACCACTGCCAGGGATAAGCGCCGGCGAATGCGGCGAAGCGGCGCACGATCTGCTGGCGGAAACGGATCGTCGAGGGCTGGAAGAGCTCGCTCTGGCTCTGCTGCCGAGCCCATCCGGAGAGCATCGCCTCGAAGACGGCCTTTTCAGCATGAGGCGGGGCCGCTTCCGCCAGAGCCCGGCTTGCCGGGCCGTCGTTCAGCGAGGTCATCGTGTCAATCGGCACGGGCCTTCGGCGTTCATGGTCATACCATCCACACTCGCCCCGGAAACTGCCCGTTCACCAGACCAGATGCTGTCCACTTTCTGGCAGCGCCGTCCCGGCTAGGAGCCGTAGAGCTCGCGGTGCCACAGGTCCGCGCAGATCCGTTCGATCCCGGTGGTCAGATGGCGGCGGTAGGTGGTGAAGGGCAGGCCGAGGCGCTCGGCGGCGATCTCCTGGGTGGCCGCGCCGCGGAGGAACGTGACGGTCAGGGCGCGGTGGGGCTTGTGCGCGCGAGGGTCTTCGCCGAGCGCGGCGATGGCCTGTTCCAGCAGCTCGCGCAGTGCGGTGGCGGGATCTGAGCCGGGGTGTTCGGCGACGATCCTGCTGCGGGCGAGCGGGCCGGCGGCCAGCGCGCTCGGCCGGCCGAGGTGCCGCAGCGCGGCGCGGACGGCCTCGGCGAACTCTGCATAGGAGAGCACGGCGAACCCTGCCGGCTGCGTGCGGGCGGGCTCCGGCGAGGTCAGCGGCCGGCTCAGGCGTTCCAACCAGGTCTGAGCGGGCACCGCACGCCAGTCGTGGATGAACAGGTCGTACGCGCCGTCACCCAGCCGCGCTCGTTCCGAGGTCTCGTGCATGTCGAAGTGCCGCAGGCAAGAACGGCACGCGGGCTCGGGGTCGCGGATCGCGACATAGGACCAGGCCATGCGCTCGGCCCGCAGGCAGGAGCCGATCATTCGCCACTGGATCAGGTCCATCACGGGCGAGTTGCCGCGGTGCCCGGGCAGCACCCAGAAACGGCCGATGGCCAGGTGCTCGCCGGAGCGCAGCGGAGCGGTGGTGCGCGAGTGGGCCCAGGCCGCGGCCGCGATCGGATCGGCGGCGAGCTCCTGCTCATCCGGCTCTTCCAGGCGCAGCCACGCGCTGAACGCGACCGGTTCGCCGGTCTCGGCGAGGCGGTAGAGGCGGAAGGCATGGGGACGCCGTTCGGCCCAGAAGGCGGCATTGGCCGCCGAATCCTCGTTCTCGGTGGTCCGCGCCAGCTGTACCAGGATGTCGACGTCCTCCGCGCGGAACGGCTCTTCCTGCACCACGCCCTGTCCGCGCCAGGTGTGGAAGTCGGAGGTCATCCCGTCGTGGCGATGCAGGAAGAAAAGGGACCCGACGGCGGCCAGCACGTCAGGATCGGCCGCGGTACGCAGCCTTTCCGCCAGGTGGGCGTGGATCAGCTGGTGCATGGCCGCGTACCCCTGCGGATCGCGCCAGCGGAGATCCGCCTCGAGCACCTCGCGGACCACATCGTGCGGATACAGGCCGAGCGCGGTGGATTCGACGAAAGGCAGCCGCCGCAGCCAGGTGAACAGCGGGGCGACATCGCCGGGCAGTACCGCGCGCAGCAGGTCTTCGGTGGTCATGTACGTGTGCGCGCACGCTTCCAGCGCGTGCCGGTGCGCGGCGGAGGGGACCTCGCCCACCAACTGGTCGAGCAGCGTCGCGACGACATCCTGGTGCGGCTTCCACCGGCTGCTGGCGTGCCGGTCCTTGGCCGCCACCGCCGCGCCCAGGGACAACGCCAGCGGATGGCCGCCGGCGAACGCGAGCAGTGGCTCGTGCAGGTCGACGGCCACCCCACGGGCGTCCAGCAAGGCCCGGGCGTCGGTGGGCGCGAGCTCGCGCAGCGGCATCACCTCCAACGCCTGCGCCCAGCCGGGGTCGGTGCACCATGCCAGGTCCGGCGGGGTCCGGCTGGCCACGACCGTCAGGACTCCGACCCGCGCGCGGGGGAGGAATCTCTCGCGCAGCCAGCCCTCCAGCCCCTCGATGCGCTCGAAGGCGTCGATCAGCAACACCGCGCGCTCATCGTGCGGCAGCGATCCGGCCTCCGCCTCGAACGCCTCGGGTGACGGCTCCAGGGTGCGCCCGTCCAGCAGCGCCACCGGCCGCCCGGCCGCCGTGGCCTCCTGCGCGAAGCGCCTCAACAACGTCGACTTGCCGATGCCCCCGGGACCGTGCACCCACAGCACGCTGGGGCCCCCGCCGCACAGCGTGGAGCTGAAGGCGGTCAGCTCCTCCTCGCGCCCGACGAACGCGGCTTCCCGTGCGACTTGCAGATGCCGCCCCAGCAGCCCGGAGCTCCTTCTCGTCCCTGACGACATGACCTCAACGTTAGCCTCGGGCGACTTTGCCATTTCCCCAAACCGCCAGAAAAGTGGGTGCATTTACTCACAGTTCACAACGAAACGGCGTTCCAGGGCTTAACGGTACTTGCTCCGTAAAGCGTGGAATTCCATAAGAATTGCGCGCTTTACGGTCTGCCCCTGGGCCAGAAATGAGCAGAAAGCGGGCAGCCGTTGGCCTGGGAAGTGGACAGTCGATGGGCGGAGGGTGGCCGCCATGCGACCCTCGGACACCAGAACCCGGGCGCCGCGTGGCCCCGTGCTCTCGCCGCAGGCGGCACCGGCGAGGATCCACGAGCTCGACGCCCTTCGGTTGGTGGCGGCCGTCAGCGTGGTCCTGTTCCACTACACGTTCTCGGGCTGGGCCGACGGCACTACGACGGTGGCCTACCCCGAGATGGGCTCCTGGACCCGCTACGGCTACCTGGGTGTCGACCTGTTTTTCATGATCAGTGGGTTCGTCGTGCTCATGAGCGCCTGGGGCGCGACCCCGCGCCGGTTCGTGGTGTCCCGCGGGGCAAGGCTCTATCCGGCCTACTGGCTCGCCATCGCGGTGACCGCCTTCGTCACGGTCACGCTCGGCCGCGACCTCTTCCCGATCTCGGCAGGGCAGGTCCTGGCGAACCTGACGATGTTCCAGGCCGTGGCGGACGTGCCCAACGTCGACGTCGTCTACTGGACGCTGTGGGCGGAGATGCGCTTCTACGTCCTCATCCTGGCCCTGACCTGGATCGGCATCACCAGGTCGAGGGTGATGGCCGTGCTGTGGGGCTGGCTGGCGCTGACCGTGCTGGTGGAGGCCGGGTTGCTGCCCCGCGTGGCCGATCTGGTCGTGCAGTCGGAGTTCTCGCATTACTTCATCGCGGGCATGGCGCTCTTCCTCGCCCGTGACCGGGGGTTCACCTGGCCCATCGGCCTGCTGCTGACCCTCTGCGCGGGAAACGCGGTCTACCGCGCCCTCGGCTACGCCGACGCCGTCGGACGACGCTACGGGGTCGCCTACGACCACGTGGTCGTCATCACGGTGGTGATCGCACTGTTCGCGATCACGGCCATGGTCGCACTCGGCGTCACCCGCCGCCTGGGGCGGCCGTGGCTGGCCACGGCCGGCGCGCTCACCTATCCGCTCTACCTGCTGCACGCCCACATCGGCTTCATCCTGATCAACCGCGTCGGCGCGAGCCTCGACAAGTACGTGCTGCTGGCCGCACTCCTGGCCACCATGGCCGCGGCCGCCTACGCCGTGCACCGCCTCGTCGAACGTCCCGCCGCGCCGCTGATCAAACGCATCCTGGGCTGAGCGTGGGTCATGTCAGCGCACGCGCCGGGTCGACGTTCCCGCCCGCCGGTCGCGGTGGCACCGGCGGGCGGGTCTGAACGTCAGGGCTCCCACACCGCTTGTACGGCGTCGTCGTCGGCGCGGTAATGCTCGCGTTCCAGCGCGCCGGGCGCGGTGAAGGCGGCCATGGAGCGGTCGGCGACCGCGGCGAAGGCGGCTGCCGGATCGGCCCCGAGGTGATCGGTGTCGGCTTGGCGTTGGGAGTCGAACTCGGCCGGATCCACCTGGTCGCGTTCGGCGACACCGGCGAGCCCTGCTCGCCGATCTGGCCCAGCAGGTGGCCGACCAGGGCGTGGCTGCGCTCCAGCAAGCCCGTGACGGCGGGCGGCCCCGCCATCGCGCCGCCGCAGGTCTTCGGCGTCGTAGATCAGCTCGCCGGAGACGATGGAGCAGACCAGGTCTCCGTCGGTGAACTGGTGGCGTACGCGAAAGTCGCGTACTGCGGCGCCTTCCATGGCCCACAACGCGTTCAGCGACAGCCCGGGCACGCCCGCGTCCTGCAGGCGCGGATAGACCTCCACCGGCAGCACTGACGCGACAGGCGCACATGGTGTCTGATCGGCACAGATACAACTTCCGTTCACGATGCGTTCTATGTCCGGTTCTGCGCTGGCGAGCTGCGGGTACTTCGATCAGCGCGTGCGGGTGGGCGTCACCCGCACGACGACCCTCCCGGAGGCACTTGTGCGCAGCACACGGCGGCCCGCGTCGGCCATCGCGGCCGCAGCGGCCATAGCGATGCTCAGCGTGGCCGTTCCCCCAGCAGGCGCGGCGGCCTCGAGCCATTCCGCAGGCGCCCGCTGTTCGGCCGACGTGTCCCTGCTCGGCTTCACCGACAGCCTGGACAAGACCACGTTCCAGGGCACGGCCGTCGCCGGGCTGTCCGCCCTGGCGCTGACCCGCCCGTCGCGGGCCCTGGCGCTCGTGGACAACATCGGCACCACCCCTGCCCGCCTCTACGATCTCGCCCTCACCTCCGGCCAGCGGAAACTCTCGGCCGAGGTACGCGGGATGATGACGCTGCGGCGGCCGGACGGCGCCCCGTACACCGGCGCCGACTTCGACGGCGAAGGGCTCGTGGCCGAGCGGGGCGGCGGCACCGTGCTGGCGAGCTCCGAGACGGAGCCGTCGATCCGGCGGTTCCGGCTGTCCGACGGCAGGGAGGTGGCCTCCCTCGACGTGCCGGCCAGATTCCGGGTCGCCCCGGCCGGTCAGGCGCAGGTCAACCAGACCTTCGAGGCCCTGGCCGGCACGCCCGACGGCCGCGTCCTGTACGCCGGCATGGAAGGGCCGCTGTCCACCGACGGCCGCGACGCCGCCGGCCGGGGCCTGCAGCGGATCCTGCGGTACGAAGGCAGGCCCGGCAACGCTTACACCCCGGCCGCGCAGTACGCCTACCGCACCGACGCCGGTCTCGGGCTCGTCGAACTGGTGGCGCTCGGCGACGACCAACTGCTGGCCCTGGAGCGCGGTTTCACCGCCGGGGTCGGCAACACCGTGCGGGTGTACCGGGTCTCCGCCACCGGCGTGCCGGACGTCTCCGGCGTCGAGTCGCTCGCCACCCTGACGGACCCCCGCGCCTGGCTCGGCAAGCAGCTCCTGGTCGACCTCGTCGACTGCCCGCCGTCCGGGGCGAGCGCCAAGCAACCCCAGCCGAACCCGTTGCTGGACAACATCGAGGGGATGGCGCTGGGCGGGCCGCTGCCCGGTGGTCGCCGTACGCTCTACCTCGTCTCCGACGACAACAACAACGCGGTGCAGACCACCCGGATGTACGCGCTGAGCGTCCGGCTGCCGGATGAGGCACGCCTGTCCGCCCGCGCGCTGCTGTCGGCGACCGCCTACCAGCCCGGCCCCGTGTCGGGCACGCAGCTGCCGCCCGCCACCGTCAACGGGGTCACCCCGCCGTTCCAGGGCCAGCCGATCCCCGGCTTCTCCGCGGTGATCCCAGCGACCCCGGGGGCCCGCTCCGCGAGCCGCCTGCTCGCCATGCCGGACAACGGATTCGGGGCGAAGAACAACTCGGCCGACTTCCTGCTGCGCGCGTACGTCATCGAGCCGGACTACCGCAGCGGCAAGATCGACGTCCGGAGCCACATCAGCTTCCGCGACCCGGATCGCAAGGTGCCGTTCCCGATCGTCAACCAGGACACCGCCGACCGGCTGTTGACCGGGGCCGACTTCGACATCGAGTCGCTGGCCTGGGACGCGCGGGGCGACCTGTGGATCGGCGAGGAGTTCGGGCCGTACCTGGTCCGCACCGACCGCACCGGCAAGGTCCTGCAGGCGCCGATCCCGCTGCCGGACGGCACGAAGTCTCCCCAGTCGCCCGATCTGGCCCAAGGCGAGAGCCCGACCTTGCCGGCCAGCCGCGGGTTCGAAGCCATGGCCGCGAGCGAGGACGGCTGGACCCTGTACCCGATCCTGGAGGGCGCGAAGACCGGCGACCCCGACCAGCGCCGGCGGGTGGTCTACGAGTTCGACGTGCGTGCCGGCGCGTACACGGGCCGCACCTGGTCCTTTCGGGTCGACGAGCCGGGCCTCGTCGTGGGCGACGCGGCGGTGCTCGACGACCGGCGGCTGCTGTTGATCGAGCGGGACAACGACATGGGCCCGAGCGCCCGGATCAAGCGTCTGGTCGTCACCGATCTCGACGCCGCGGCGCCCGACGGCGCCCTGCCCCGCCGCACCCCCGTGGACCTGCTGCGCATTGCCGACCCGAAGGGCGTCTCGACGCCTGCTCGCCCAGGCGAGTATGGCGTCGGGCCGCTGTTCTCGTTCCCGCTGCAGTCGGTCGAGTCGGTGCTGCCGCTGCACGGTGACCGGATCGTGGTCGCCAACGACAACAACTTCCCCGGGAACGACGGACGCATCCCGGGCCGGCCCGACGACACCGAGGTGATCGTCATCGACGTGCCGGGTCTGCGCGACTGACCGAGGTTCGTCGGCAGGGGTGCACCTAGGTGCACCCCTGTTCTGTGTCCAGCCATATTCCGGGTCGATGTCCTGGCTCGTTACGTTCGTGCTCAGCAGTCCGATGCCGCGTTCACCGGGGCCGCGGCAAGGGGGAGGGCTGGAACATGAATACGTCGGGTTTGGCGCCGGCTGCTCCGCACGGCTCACTGGATACGGGGATGCGGGTACCCGCGCCGGACCTGGCGCGGGGTCTCATGCTGCTGGCCATAGCCTTCGCGCACGCGCCGCTGTTCGTGGTCGACATCGACCTCGGCCCTGCCCTACTCAACGACCTCACGAACGGCTTGCACAATCTCTTCGTCAGCAACCACGCCCGGCCGATGTTCGCGTTTCTGTTCGGCTACTCGCTGGTCCAGCTGCTGGATCGGCGGACGCGGCGGGGCAGCGCGTGGGTGGACGTCAGGAAGCTGCTGCGCCGCAGGGGATGGTGGCTTGCCCTGATCGGGTTCGTCCACATGGCGGTGCTGGTCCCCATCGACATCCTGGCCGCGTACGGGGTCAGCGCCGTCCTGCTCGTCGGCCTCCTGCGGGCCAAGGACTCGACGTTGCTGTGGACGGCGGGGCTCAGCTTGGTGCCGGCGACCGCCATGGTCGGGTTCGCCATGTGGTATCCGCTGTCGCAGGGCCTTTCGCCTATCGCGGCCGGTAGTGTCGCGGCCGGGATGAAGGGTCCAGGGGAGTTGTTCGCCGAGCGACTCCAGGCCTGGCCGTTCGGCCTGGTGGCCGGAGTGATCCTCGTCGTTCCTGGCGTGATCTTCGGAGTGTGGGCGGCGCGGCGGCGGCTGCTGGACGAGCCCGCACGGCATCGCCGTTTCCTGGTCAACGCCGCGATCGTCACCACTGCTGTGTCCGTCATCGGCGCCGTACCTGTCGGCCTTGTCCAGCTCGGAGTAGGGGCCGAGCCGTCGGGCGCCGCCTTGTGGGCGGCCGCGCTCGTGCAGCCGCTCACCGGATACTTCGGCGGGATCGGCATGGCCGCGATCATCGGGTTGATCGCGATCCCGATCACCCGGCGACCGAACGGCCTGGCCACTGCCGTTCAGGCGCTCGGTCAGCGCTCGATGAGCTTGTACCTCTTCCAGTCCCTCGTGTTCGTCGGGGTCTTCTATCCGTACGGACTCGACCTGCAGGACGACCTGGGGCTTGCCGGCGCCACGGGCGTGGCCGCGGCGACGTGGCTGGTGTCGGTGGTCATCGCCGAGGTCATGCGGCGTGCCGGGTACAGAGGTCCCGCGGAGATCCTGTTGCGCCGCCTGGCCTACCGATGAGACGGCTGCGACATCAAACTAGCGTGGGCGTGGGTGTCGATTCCGGCCACGCCCGTTCGTAGTCAGGTGAACGGGGCGGGACAGACCCCGCCCCGCTGACGAGAGGAGCACCGCCTTGCCCCACTACATGTTGTCCGTGCACAGCTCCGAGAGCCAGGTCCGTGAGCCGATGACCGAGGAGGAGATGCGGCAGTCCCACGAGCGGCTCGGCG includes:
- a CDS encoding amidohydrolase family protein encodes the protein MLALRARRLFDGRDMHHDRVVLVENGRVADVTGDAPATIDLGDATLLPGLIDCHVHLAFDAGLDVLGTLEQPGLADRMRAAARQHLAAGVTTVRDLGDRDYLALGLGLGLDGPEILSAGPPITTPKGHCWFLGGEAAGEQGVREAVRERAAHGVHVIKMMVTGGEMTAGTHSHLLQYGPAELKAAADEAHAHGLPITGHAHCAEGVAQALEAGFDSIEHCGFFTEDSFEVDYGLIARLAAADIVVSLTAGIVPSPTPPPPRIQQRMAGMAEALRAFYAAGVDFVIGTDAGIGPPKPHGLVPYGAEMLVEQGYAAIDVLRSITSVAARACRVDERKGMIAPGFDADLLAVAGDPLADITALRRPQAVYRMGRLVTRAAE
- a CDS encoding DUF6292 family protein, translating into MDWQELHVGYLHDVYLALVRREIQPNAHWITEFLPRSATIVLEEPGLAEDSVLALAWDEESGWRFGMFAQGDVHCPTLLRQQRYICGDVLPDPAEVGDTVLAVVEELRRPRRWWQTRESERRWGWPYPPSYRSYRDVRDGFDDRLRAHLPPDDPTHLPAAWPEVSQSPAQEIE
- a CDS encoding helix-turn-helix domain-containing protein: MSDASSPPVQRRILARELRYLRERASLTGDDIKDRLGWSPSKISRIENARISVSEGDIQLLLDLYDATPGRRERLLSLARQTQTPHSWRGYTASVREFLTFMSVEAVAESIREWAVNVVPGIAQTEAYARHLITSWREVDSTLTRRQVEERLSIRMNRQKRFFPPESSQLWMILDESVLLRTVGGPAIMSEQMRKLVDFSHLPNVTIQVVPLAHSRGMVEESFTLLNLDKSDALEQCLVYVDRNVISQFLLDEQQSLYFEKMFELLAGYALSPAASRDLIANLAHS
- a CDS encoding DUF397 domain-containing protein, which gives rise to MEHRWKRSSFCSHNGNCLEVRLLESGDVAIRDSKDVSLQPLVLSASAYRHLLDRIKRGDV
- a CDS encoding tyrosine-type recombinase/integrase, with product MTSLNDGPASRALAEAAPPHAEKAVFEAMLSGWARQQSQSELFQPSTIRFRQQIVRRFAAFAGAYPWQWSAADVDRWTTHLTTALRRAESTIRSYQAALRLFCDYVGAPEYGWPAECAARFDTYPEQVCHDWNTASHLVDYEGSPGRRPMTREEVQALLDHADAQFELAMRAGRKGALTAYRDATVFKVIYAWGLRCSEASALDLEDFCPHPDAPELGRFGMLRVRSGRRVRGASQSHRLVVSVMPWAVEAVADYVTNIRPRYRFADRPALWPTERGGRLRAREIETRFAAYRDDLGFDRGMTPHCLRSAYMTHLIEGGTPLRFVQEQVGHGFAATTAIRTRLGTNP
- a CDS encoding ATP-binding protein, whose protein sequence is MSSGTRRSSGLLGRHLQVAREAAFVGREEELTAFSSTLCGGGPSVLWVHGPGGIGKSTLLRRFAQEATAAGRPVALLDGRTLEPSPEAFEAEAGSLPHDERAVLLIDAFERIEGLEGWLRERFLPRARVGVLTVVASRTPPDLAWCTDPGWAQALEVMPLRELAPTDARALLDARGVAVDLHEPLLAFAGGHPLALSLGAAVAAKDRHASSRWKPHQDVVATLLDQLVGEVPSAAHRHALEACAHTYMTTEDLLRAVLPGDVAPLFTWLRRLPFVESTALGLYPHDVVREVLEADLRWRDPQGYAAMHQLIHAHLAERLRTAADPDVLAAVGSLFFLHRHDGMTSDFHTWRGQGVVQEEPFRAEDVDILVQLARTTENEDSAANAAFWAERRPHAFRLYRLAETGEPVAFSAWLRLEEPDEQELAADPIAAAAWAHSRTTAPLRSGEHLAIGRFWVLPGHRGNSPVMDLIQWRMIGSCLRAERMAWSYVAIRDPEPACRSCLRHFDMHETSERARLGDGAYDLFIHDWRAVPAQTWLERLSRPLTSPEPARTQPAGFAVLSYAEFAEAVRAALRHLGRPSALAAGPLARSRIVAEHPGSDPATALRELLEQAIAALGEDPRAHKPHRALTVTFLRGAATQEIAAERLGLPFTTYRRHLTTGIERICADLWHRELYGS
- a CDS encoding acyltransferase family protein; translation: MRPSDTRTRAPRGPVLSPQAAPARIHELDALRLVAAVSVVLFHYTFSGWADGTTTVAYPEMGSWTRYGYLGVDLFFMISGFVVLMSAWGATPRRFVVSRGARLYPAYWLAIAVTAFVTVTLGRDLFPISAGQVLANLTMFQAVADVPNVDVVYWTLWAEMRFYVLILALTWIGITRSRVMAVLWGWLALTVLVEAGLLPRVADLVVQSEFSHYFIAGMALFLARDRGFTWPIGLLLTLCAGNAVYRALGYADAVGRRYGVAYDHVVVITVVIALFAITAMVALGVTRRLGRPWLATAGALTYPLYLLHAHIGFILINRVGASLDKYVLLAALLATMAAAAYAVHRLVERPAAPLIKRILG
- a CDS encoding esterase-like activity of phytase family protein translates to MSGSALASCGYFDQRVRVGVTRTTTLPEALVRSTRRPASAIAAAAAIAMLSVAVPPAGAAASSHSAGARCSADVSLLGFTDSLDKTTFQGTAVAGLSALALTRPSRALALVDNIGTTPARLYDLALTSGQRKLSAEVRGMMTLRRPDGAPYTGADFDGEGLVAERGGGTVLASSETEPSIRRFRLSDGREVASLDVPARFRVAPAGQAQVNQTFEALAGTPDGRVLYAGMEGPLSTDGRDAAGRGLQRILRYEGRPGNAYTPAAQYAYRTDAGLGLVELVALGDDQLLALERGFTAGVGNTVRVYRVSATGVPDVSGVESLATLTDPRAWLGKQLLVDLVDCPPSGASAKQPQPNPLLDNIEGMALGGPLPGGRRTLYLVSDDNNNAVQTTRMYALSVRLPDEARLSARALLSATAYQPGPVSGTQLPPATVNGVTPPFQGQPIPGFSAVIPATPGARSASRLLAMPDNGFGAKNNSADFLLRAYVIEPDYRSGKIDVRSHISFRDPDRKVPFPIVNQDTADRLLTGADFDIESLAWDARGDLWIGEEFGPYLVRTDRTGKVLQAPIPLPDGTKSPQSPDLAQGESPTLPASRGFEAMAASEDGWTLYPILEGAKTGDPDQRRRVVYEFDVRAGAYTGRTWSFRVDEPGLVVGDAAVLDDRRLLLIERDNDMGPSARIKRLVVTDLDAAAPDGALPRRTPVDLLRIADPKGVSTPARPGEYGVGPLFSFPLQSVESVLPLHGDRIVVANDNNFPGNDGRIPGRPDDTEVIVIDVPGLRD
- a CDS encoding DUF418 domain-containing protein, with product MRVPAPDLARGLMLLAIAFAHAPLFVVDIDLGPALLNDLTNGLHNLFVSNHARPMFAFLFGYSLVQLLDRRTRRGSAWVDVRKLLRRRGWWLALIGFVHMAVLVPIDILAAYGVSAVLLVGLLRAKDSTLLWTAGLSLVPATAMVGFAMWYPLSQGLSPIAAGSVAAGMKGPGELFAERLQAWPFGLVAGVILVVPGVIFGVWAARRRLLDEPARHRRFLVNAAIVTTAVSVIGAVPVGLVQLGVGAEPSGAALWAAALVQPLTGYFGGIGMAAIIGLIAIPITRRPNGLATAVQALGQRSMSLYLFQSLVFVGVFYPYGLDLQDDLGLAGATGVAAATWLVSVVIAEVMRRAGYRGPAEILLRRLAYR